A single window of Apodemus sylvaticus chromosome 4, mApoSyl1.1, whole genome shotgun sequence DNA harbors:
- the Postn gene encoding periostin isoform X4, with amino-acid sequence MVPLLPLSALLLLLLCDVNPANANSYYDKVLAHSRIRGRDQGPNVCALQQILGTKKKYFSSCKNWYQGAICGKKTTVLYECCPGYMRMEGMKGCPAVMPIDHVYGTLGIVGATTTQHYSDVSKLREEIEGKGSYTYFAPSNEAWDNLDSDIRRGLENNVNVELLNALHSHMVNKRMLTKDLKHGMVIPSMYNNLGLFINHYPNGVVTVNCARVIHGNQIATNGVVHVIDRVLTQIGTSIQDFLEAEDELSSFRAAAITSDLLESLGRDGHFTLFAPTNEAFEKLPRGVLERIMGDKVASEALMKYHILNTLQCSEAITGGAVFETMEGNTIEIGCEGDSISINGIKMVNKKDIVTKNGVIHLIDEVLIPDSAKQVIELAGKQQTTFTDLVAQLGLASSLKPDGEYTLLAPVNNAFSDDTLSMDQRLLKLILQNHILKVKVGLSDLYNGQILETIGGKQLRVFVYRTAICIENSCMVRGSKQGRNGAIHIFREIIQPAEKSLHDKLRQDKRFSIFLSLLEAADLKDLLTQPGDWTLFAPTNDAFKGMTNEEREILIGDKNALQNIILYHLTPGVYIGKGFEPGVTNILKTTQGSKIYLKGVNETLLVNELKSKESDIMTTNGVIHVVDKLLYPADIPVGNDQLLELLNKLIKYIQIKFVRGSTFKEIPMTVYRPAMTKIQIEGEPDFRLIKEGETVTEVIHGEPVIKKYTKIIDGVPVEITEKQTREERIITGPEIKYTRISTGGGETEETLQKFLQKDTPAKKIQANKRVQGSRRRSREGRSQ; translated from the exons CACTGTGCTATATGAATGCTGTCCTGGCTATATGAGAATGGAAGGGATGAAAGGCTGCCCCGCAG TGATGCCCATTGACCACGTTTATGGCACACTGGGCATTGTGGgagccactaccacccagcactATTCTGACGTCTCGAAGCTGAgagaagagattgaaggaaaaGGGTCATACACATACTTCGCACCCAGTAACGAGGCTTGGGACAACCTGGATTCT GACATTCGCAGAGGACTGGAGAACAACGTTAACGTTGAGTTACTGAATGCTTTGCACAGCCACATGGTTAACAAGAGAATGCTAACCAAGGACCTGAAACATGGCATGGTTATTCCTTCAATGTACAACAACCTGGGCCTTTTCATTAACCATTATCCCAATGGC GTTGTCACTGTGAACTGTGCTCGAGTCATCCACGGAAACCAGATTGCCACAAATGGTGTTGTCCATGTCATTGACCGTGTCCTGACACAAATTGGTACCTCCATCCAAGACTTCCTTGAAGCAGAAGATGAGCTTTCATCATTCAGA GCGGCTGCCATCACCTCTGACCTTCTGGAGTCCCTTGGGAGAGATGGTCACTTCACGCTCTTTGCTCCCACCAACGAGGCTTTCGAGAAACTACCACGAGGGGTCCTAGAAAGGATCATGGGAGACAAGGTGGCTTCTGAAG CTCTCATGAAGTACCACATCCTAAATACACTCCAGTGCTCCGAAGCTATCACAGGAGGAGCCGTGTTTGAGACTATGGAAGGAAACACTATTGAGATAGGGTGTGAGGGGGACAGCATCTCCATTAACGGAATCAAGATGGTGAACAAGAAAGACATTGTAACTAAGAATGGTGTCATCCACCTGATTGATGAAGTCCTCATTCCTGACTCTG CCAAACAAGTTATTGAGCTGGCTGGGAAACAACAGACCACTTTCACGGACCTGGTGGCCCAATTAGGCTTGGCCTCTTCTCTGAAGCCAGATGGGGAGTACACCTTATTAGCACCCGTGAACAATGCATTCTCTG ATGACACTCTGAGCATGGACCAGCGCCTTCTTAAACTAATTCTGCAAAATCACATATTGAAAGTAAAAGTTGGCCTTAGTGACCTCTACAATGGACAAATACTGGAGACCATTGGAGGCAAACAACTCCGTGTCTTCGTGTATCGGACG GCTATCTGCATAGAAAATTCCTGCATGGTGAGAGGAAGCAAGCAGGGGAGGAACGGTGCCATCCACATTTTCCGAGAGATCATCCAACCAGCAGAGAAATCCCTGCACGACAAACTGCGGCAAGACAAGCGCTTTAG CATCTTCCTCAGCCTCCTTGAAGCTGCAGATTTGAAAGATCTCCTGACGCAGCCCGGAGATTGGACCTTGTTTGCCCCAACCAATGACGCCTTCAAGGGAATGACTAACGAAGAAAGGGAGATTCTGATTG GGGATAAAAACGCTCTCCAAAACATCATTCTTTATCACCTGACCCCAGGGGTTTATATTGGAAAGGGATTTGAACCCGGAGTTACTAATATCCTGAAGACCACACAGGGAAGCAAAATCTATCTGAAAGGA GTAAATGAGACACTGCTGGTGAATGAGTTGAAGTCCAAAGAATCAGACATCATGACAACAAACGGTGTCATTCACGTTGTGGACAAACTCCTCTATCCAGCAG ACATTCCAGTTGGAAATGATCAGCTCTTGGAATTACTGAACAAACTGATAAAATACATCCAAATCAAG tttgtcCGTGGCAGCACCTTCAAAGAAATCCCCATGACTGTCTATA GGCCTGCAATGACGAAGATCCAAATTGAAGGTGAACCTGACTTCAGACTGATCAAGGAAGGTGAAACGGTGACAGAAGTCATCCATGGAG agCCAGTCATTAAAAAGTACACTAAAATCATAGATGGGGTTCCTGTTGAAATAACTGAAAAACAGACCCGGGAAGAACGAATCATTACAG GTCCTGAGATAAAATATACCAGGATCTCCACAGGAGGTGGAGAAACAGAAGAGACCTTGCAGAAATTCTTGCAAAAAG ACACACCTGCAAAGAAGATACAAGCCAACAAAAGGGTTCAAG GATCTAGAAGACGATCAAGAGAAGGCCGTTCCCAGTGA
- the Postn gene encoding periostin isoform X1, with protein MVPLLPLSALLLLLLCDVNPANANSYYDKVLAHSRIRGRDQGPNVCALQQILGTKKKYFSSCKNWYQGAICGKKTTVLYECCPGYMRMEGMKGCPAVMPIDHVYGTLGIVGATTTQHYSDVSKLREEIEGKGSYTYFAPSNEAWDNLDSDIRRGLENNVNVELLNALHSHMVNKRMLTKDLKHGMVIPSMYNNLGLFINHYPNGVVTVNCARVIHGNQIATNGVVHVIDRVLTQIGTSIQDFLEAEDELSSFRAAAITSDLLESLGRDGHFTLFAPTNEAFEKLPRGVLERIMGDKVASEALMKYHILNTLQCSEAITGGAVFETMEGNTIEIGCEGDSISINGIKMVNKKDIVTKNGVIHLIDEVLIPDSAKQVIELAGKQQTTFTDLVAQLGLASSLKPDGEYTLLAPVNNAFSDDTLSMDQRLLKLILQNHILKVKVGLSDLYNGQILETIGGKQLRVFVYRTAICIENSCMVRGSKQGRNGAIHIFREIIQPAEKSLHDKLRQDKRFSIFLSLLEAADLKDLLTQPGDWTLFAPTNDAFKGMTNEEREILIGDKNALQNIILYHLTPGVYIGKGFEPGVTNILKTTQGSKIYLKGVNETLLVNELKSKESDIMTTNGVIHVVDKLLYPADIPVGNDQLLELLNKLIKYIQIKFVRGSTFKEIPMTVYTTKIITKLVEPKIKVIQGSLQPIIKTEGPAMTKIQIEGEPDFRLIKEGETVTEVIHGEPVIKKYTKIIDGVPVEITEKQTREERIITGPEIKYTRISTGGGETEETLQKFLQKEVSKVTKFIEGGDGHLFEDEDIKRLLQGDTPAKKIQANKRVQGSRRRSREGRSQ; from the exons CACTGTGCTATATGAATGCTGTCCTGGCTATATGAGAATGGAAGGGATGAAAGGCTGCCCCGCAG TGATGCCCATTGACCACGTTTATGGCACACTGGGCATTGTGGgagccactaccacccagcactATTCTGACGTCTCGAAGCTGAgagaagagattgaaggaaaaGGGTCATACACATACTTCGCACCCAGTAACGAGGCTTGGGACAACCTGGATTCT GACATTCGCAGAGGACTGGAGAACAACGTTAACGTTGAGTTACTGAATGCTTTGCACAGCCACATGGTTAACAAGAGAATGCTAACCAAGGACCTGAAACATGGCATGGTTATTCCTTCAATGTACAACAACCTGGGCCTTTTCATTAACCATTATCCCAATGGC GTTGTCACTGTGAACTGTGCTCGAGTCATCCACGGAAACCAGATTGCCACAAATGGTGTTGTCCATGTCATTGACCGTGTCCTGACACAAATTGGTACCTCCATCCAAGACTTCCTTGAAGCAGAAGATGAGCTTTCATCATTCAGA GCGGCTGCCATCACCTCTGACCTTCTGGAGTCCCTTGGGAGAGATGGTCACTTCACGCTCTTTGCTCCCACCAACGAGGCTTTCGAGAAACTACCACGAGGGGTCCTAGAAAGGATCATGGGAGACAAGGTGGCTTCTGAAG CTCTCATGAAGTACCACATCCTAAATACACTCCAGTGCTCCGAAGCTATCACAGGAGGAGCCGTGTTTGAGACTATGGAAGGAAACACTATTGAGATAGGGTGTGAGGGGGACAGCATCTCCATTAACGGAATCAAGATGGTGAACAAGAAAGACATTGTAACTAAGAATGGTGTCATCCACCTGATTGATGAAGTCCTCATTCCTGACTCTG CCAAACAAGTTATTGAGCTGGCTGGGAAACAACAGACCACTTTCACGGACCTGGTGGCCCAATTAGGCTTGGCCTCTTCTCTGAAGCCAGATGGGGAGTACACCTTATTAGCACCCGTGAACAATGCATTCTCTG ATGACACTCTGAGCATGGACCAGCGCCTTCTTAAACTAATTCTGCAAAATCACATATTGAAAGTAAAAGTTGGCCTTAGTGACCTCTACAATGGACAAATACTGGAGACCATTGGAGGCAAACAACTCCGTGTCTTCGTGTATCGGACG GCTATCTGCATAGAAAATTCCTGCATGGTGAGAGGAAGCAAGCAGGGGAGGAACGGTGCCATCCACATTTTCCGAGAGATCATCCAACCAGCAGAGAAATCCCTGCACGACAAACTGCGGCAAGACAAGCGCTTTAG CATCTTCCTCAGCCTCCTTGAAGCTGCAGATTTGAAAGATCTCCTGACGCAGCCCGGAGATTGGACCTTGTTTGCCCCAACCAATGACGCCTTCAAGGGAATGACTAACGAAGAAAGGGAGATTCTGATTG GGGATAAAAACGCTCTCCAAAACATCATTCTTTATCACCTGACCCCAGGGGTTTATATTGGAAAGGGATTTGAACCCGGAGTTACTAATATCCTGAAGACCACACAGGGAAGCAAAATCTATCTGAAAGGA GTAAATGAGACACTGCTGGTGAATGAGTTGAAGTCCAAAGAATCAGACATCATGACAACAAACGGTGTCATTCACGTTGTGGACAAACTCCTCTATCCAGCAG ACATTCCAGTTGGAAATGATCAGCTCTTGGAATTACTGAACAAACTGATAAAATACATCCAAATCAAG tttgtcCGTGGCAGCACCTTCAAAGAAATCCCCATGACTGTCTATA CAACTAAAATTATAACCAAACTCGTGGAACCAAAAATTAAAGTCATTCAAGGCAGTCTTCAGCCTATTATCAAAACGGAAG GGCCTGCAATGACGAAGATCCAAATTGAAGGTGAACCTGACTTCAGACTGATCAAGGAAGGTGAAACGGTGACAGAAGTCATCCATGGAG agCCAGTCATTAAAAAGTACACTAAAATCATAGATGGGGTTCCTGTTGAAATAACTGAAAAACAGACCCGGGAAGAACGAATCATTACAG GTCCTGAGATAAAATATACCAGGATCTCCACAGGAGGTGGAGAAACAGAAGAGACCTTGCAGAAATTCTTGCAAAAAG AGGTCTCCAAGGTCACAAAGTTCATTGAAGGTGGCGATGGTCACTTATTTGAAGATGAGGACATTAAAAGATTGCTTCAGGGAG ACACACCTGCAAAGAAGATACAAGCCAACAAAAGGGTTCAAG GATCTAGAAGACGATCAAGAGAAGGCCGTTCCCAGTGA
- the Postn gene encoding periostin isoform X2 — protein sequence MVPLLPLSALLLLLLCDVNPANANSYYDKVLAHSRIRGRDQGPNVCALQQILGTKKKYFSSCKNWYQGAICGKKTTVLYECCPGYMRMEGMKGCPAVMPIDHVYGTLGIVGATTTQHYSDVSKLREEIEGKGSYTYFAPSNEAWDNLDSDIRRGLENNVNVELLNALHSHMVNKRMLTKDLKHGMVIPSMYNNLGLFINHYPNGVVTVNCARVIHGNQIATNGVVHVIDRVLTQIGTSIQDFLEAEDELSSFRAAAITSDLLESLGRDGHFTLFAPTNEAFEKLPRGVLERIMGDKVASEALMKYHILNTLQCSEAITGGAVFETMEGNTIEIGCEGDSISINGIKMVNKKDIVTKNGVIHLIDEVLIPDSAKQVIELAGKQQTTFTDLVAQLGLASSLKPDGEYTLLAPVNNAFSDDTLSMDQRLLKLILQNHILKVKVGLSDLYNGQILETIGGKQLRVFVYRTAICIENSCMVRGSKQGRNGAIHIFREIIQPAEKSLHDKLRQDKRFSIFLSLLEAADLKDLLTQPGDWTLFAPTNDAFKGMTNEEREILIGDKNALQNIILYHLTPGVYIGKGFEPGVTNILKTTQGSKIYLKGVNETLLVNELKSKESDIMTTNGVIHVVDKLLYPADIPVGNDQLLELLNKLIKYIQIKFVRGSTFKEIPMTVYRPAMTKIQIEGEPDFRLIKEGETVTEVIHGEPVIKKYTKIIDGVPVEITEKQTREERIITGPEIKYTRISTGGGETEETLQKFLQKEVSKVTKFIEGGDGHLFEDEDIKRLLQGDTPAKKIQANKRVQGSRRRSREGRSQ from the exons CACTGTGCTATATGAATGCTGTCCTGGCTATATGAGAATGGAAGGGATGAAAGGCTGCCCCGCAG TGATGCCCATTGACCACGTTTATGGCACACTGGGCATTGTGGgagccactaccacccagcactATTCTGACGTCTCGAAGCTGAgagaagagattgaaggaaaaGGGTCATACACATACTTCGCACCCAGTAACGAGGCTTGGGACAACCTGGATTCT GACATTCGCAGAGGACTGGAGAACAACGTTAACGTTGAGTTACTGAATGCTTTGCACAGCCACATGGTTAACAAGAGAATGCTAACCAAGGACCTGAAACATGGCATGGTTATTCCTTCAATGTACAACAACCTGGGCCTTTTCATTAACCATTATCCCAATGGC GTTGTCACTGTGAACTGTGCTCGAGTCATCCACGGAAACCAGATTGCCACAAATGGTGTTGTCCATGTCATTGACCGTGTCCTGACACAAATTGGTACCTCCATCCAAGACTTCCTTGAAGCAGAAGATGAGCTTTCATCATTCAGA GCGGCTGCCATCACCTCTGACCTTCTGGAGTCCCTTGGGAGAGATGGTCACTTCACGCTCTTTGCTCCCACCAACGAGGCTTTCGAGAAACTACCACGAGGGGTCCTAGAAAGGATCATGGGAGACAAGGTGGCTTCTGAAG CTCTCATGAAGTACCACATCCTAAATACACTCCAGTGCTCCGAAGCTATCACAGGAGGAGCCGTGTTTGAGACTATGGAAGGAAACACTATTGAGATAGGGTGTGAGGGGGACAGCATCTCCATTAACGGAATCAAGATGGTGAACAAGAAAGACATTGTAACTAAGAATGGTGTCATCCACCTGATTGATGAAGTCCTCATTCCTGACTCTG CCAAACAAGTTATTGAGCTGGCTGGGAAACAACAGACCACTTTCACGGACCTGGTGGCCCAATTAGGCTTGGCCTCTTCTCTGAAGCCAGATGGGGAGTACACCTTATTAGCACCCGTGAACAATGCATTCTCTG ATGACACTCTGAGCATGGACCAGCGCCTTCTTAAACTAATTCTGCAAAATCACATATTGAAAGTAAAAGTTGGCCTTAGTGACCTCTACAATGGACAAATACTGGAGACCATTGGAGGCAAACAACTCCGTGTCTTCGTGTATCGGACG GCTATCTGCATAGAAAATTCCTGCATGGTGAGAGGAAGCAAGCAGGGGAGGAACGGTGCCATCCACATTTTCCGAGAGATCATCCAACCAGCAGAGAAATCCCTGCACGACAAACTGCGGCAAGACAAGCGCTTTAG CATCTTCCTCAGCCTCCTTGAAGCTGCAGATTTGAAAGATCTCCTGACGCAGCCCGGAGATTGGACCTTGTTTGCCCCAACCAATGACGCCTTCAAGGGAATGACTAACGAAGAAAGGGAGATTCTGATTG GGGATAAAAACGCTCTCCAAAACATCATTCTTTATCACCTGACCCCAGGGGTTTATATTGGAAAGGGATTTGAACCCGGAGTTACTAATATCCTGAAGACCACACAGGGAAGCAAAATCTATCTGAAAGGA GTAAATGAGACACTGCTGGTGAATGAGTTGAAGTCCAAAGAATCAGACATCATGACAACAAACGGTGTCATTCACGTTGTGGACAAACTCCTCTATCCAGCAG ACATTCCAGTTGGAAATGATCAGCTCTTGGAATTACTGAACAAACTGATAAAATACATCCAAATCAAG tttgtcCGTGGCAGCACCTTCAAAGAAATCCCCATGACTGTCTATA GGCCTGCAATGACGAAGATCCAAATTGAAGGTGAACCTGACTTCAGACTGATCAAGGAAGGTGAAACGGTGACAGAAGTCATCCATGGAG agCCAGTCATTAAAAAGTACACTAAAATCATAGATGGGGTTCCTGTTGAAATAACTGAAAAACAGACCCGGGAAGAACGAATCATTACAG GTCCTGAGATAAAATATACCAGGATCTCCACAGGAGGTGGAGAAACAGAAGAGACCTTGCAGAAATTCTTGCAAAAAG AGGTCTCCAAGGTCACAAAGTTCATTGAAGGTGGCGATGGTCACTTATTTGAAGATGAGGACATTAAAAGATTGCTTCAGGGAG ACACACCTGCAAAGAAGATACAAGCCAACAAAAGGGTTCAAG GATCTAGAAGACGATCAAGAGAAGGCCGTTCCCAGTGA
- the Postn gene encoding periostin isoform X3 — MVPLLPLSALLLLLLCDVNPANANSYYDKVLAHSRIRGRDQGPNVCALQQILGTKKKYFSSCKNWYQGAICGKKTTVLYECCPGYMRMEGMKGCPAVMPIDHVYGTLGIVGATTTQHYSDVSKLREEIEGKGSYTYFAPSNEAWDNLDSDIRRGLENNVNVELLNALHSHMVNKRMLTKDLKHGMVIPSMYNNLGLFINHYPNGVVTVNCARVIHGNQIATNGVVHVIDRVLTQIGTSIQDFLEAEDELSSFRAAAITSDLLESLGRDGHFTLFAPTNEAFEKLPRGVLERIMGDKVASEALMKYHILNTLQCSEAITGGAVFETMEGNTIEIGCEGDSISINGIKMVNKKDIVTKNGVIHLIDEVLIPDSAKQVIELAGKQQTTFTDLVAQLGLASSLKPDGEYTLLAPVNNAFSDDTLSMDQRLLKLILQNHILKVKVGLSDLYNGQILETIGGKQLRVFVYRTAICIENSCMVRGSKQGRNGAIHIFREIIQPAEKSLHDKLRQDKRFSIFLSLLEAADLKDLLTQPGDWTLFAPTNDAFKGMTNEEREILIGDKNALQNIILYHLTPGVYIGKGFEPGVTNILKTTQGSKIYLKGVNETLLVNELKSKESDIMTTNGVIHVVDKLLYPADIPVGNDQLLELLNKLIKYIQIKFVRGSTFKEIPMTVYTTKIITKLVEPKIKVIQGSLQPIIKTEGPAMTKIQIEGEPDFRLIKEGETVTEVIHGEPVIKKYTKIIDGVPVEITEKQTREERIITGPEIKYTRISTGGGETEETLQKFLQKDTPAKKIQANKRVQGSRRRSREGRSQ, encoded by the exons CACTGTGCTATATGAATGCTGTCCTGGCTATATGAGAATGGAAGGGATGAAAGGCTGCCCCGCAG TGATGCCCATTGACCACGTTTATGGCACACTGGGCATTGTGGgagccactaccacccagcactATTCTGACGTCTCGAAGCTGAgagaagagattgaaggaaaaGGGTCATACACATACTTCGCACCCAGTAACGAGGCTTGGGACAACCTGGATTCT GACATTCGCAGAGGACTGGAGAACAACGTTAACGTTGAGTTACTGAATGCTTTGCACAGCCACATGGTTAACAAGAGAATGCTAACCAAGGACCTGAAACATGGCATGGTTATTCCTTCAATGTACAACAACCTGGGCCTTTTCATTAACCATTATCCCAATGGC GTTGTCACTGTGAACTGTGCTCGAGTCATCCACGGAAACCAGATTGCCACAAATGGTGTTGTCCATGTCATTGACCGTGTCCTGACACAAATTGGTACCTCCATCCAAGACTTCCTTGAAGCAGAAGATGAGCTTTCATCATTCAGA GCGGCTGCCATCACCTCTGACCTTCTGGAGTCCCTTGGGAGAGATGGTCACTTCACGCTCTTTGCTCCCACCAACGAGGCTTTCGAGAAACTACCACGAGGGGTCCTAGAAAGGATCATGGGAGACAAGGTGGCTTCTGAAG CTCTCATGAAGTACCACATCCTAAATACACTCCAGTGCTCCGAAGCTATCACAGGAGGAGCCGTGTTTGAGACTATGGAAGGAAACACTATTGAGATAGGGTGTGAGGGGGACAGCATCTCCATTAACGGAATCAAGATGGTGAACAAGAAAGACATTGTAACTAAGAATGGTGTCATCCACCTGATTGATGAAGTCCTCATTCCTGACTCTG CCAAACAAGTTATTGAGCTGGCTGGGAAACAACAGACCACTTTCACGGACCTGGTGGCCCAATTAGGCTTGGCCTCTTCTCTGAAGCCAGATGGGGAGTACACCTTATTAGCACCCGTGAACAATGCATTCTCTG ATGACACTCTGAGCATGGACCAGCGCCTTCTTAAACTAATTCTGCAAAATCACATATTGAAAGTAAAAGTTGGCCTTAGTGACCTCTACAATGGACAAATACTGGAGACCATTGGAGGCAAACAACTCCGTGTCTTCGTGTATCGGACG GCTATCTGCATAGAAAATTCCTGCATGGTGAGAGGAAGCAAGCAGGGGAGGAACGGTGCCATCCACATTTTCCGAGAGATCATCCAACCAGCAGAGAAATCCCTGCACGACAAACTGCGGCAAGACAAGCGCTTTAG CATCTTCCTCAGCCTCCTTGAAGCTGCAGATTTGAAAGATCTCCTGACGCAGCCCGGAGATTGGACCTTGTTTGCCCCAACCAATGACGCCTTCAAGGGAATGACTAACGAAGAAAGGGAGATTCTGATTG GGGATAAAAACGCTCTCCAAAACATCATTCTTTATCACCTGACCCCAGGGGTTTATATTGGAAAGGGATTTGAACCCGGAGTTACTAATATCCTGAAGACCACACAGGGAAGCAAAATCTATCTGAAAGGA GTAAATGAGACACTGCTGGTGAATGAGTTGAAGTCCAAAGAATCAGACATCATGACAACAAACGGTGTCATTCACGTTGTGGACAAACTCCTCTATCCAGCAG ACATTCCAGTTGGAAATGATCAGCTCTTGGAATTACTGAACAAACTGATAAAATACATCCAAATCAAG tttgtcCGTGGCAGCACCTTCAAAGAAATCCCCATGACTGTCTATA CAACTAAAATTATAACCAAACTCGTGGAACCAAAAATTAAAGTCATTCAAGGCAGTCTTCAGCCTATTATCAAAACGGAAG GGCCTGCAATGACGAAGATCCAAATTGAAGGTGAACCTGACTTCAGACTGATCAAGGAAGGTGAAACGGTGACAGAAGTCATCCATGGAG agCCAGTCATTAAAAAGTACACTAAAATCATAGATGGGGTTCCTGTTGAAATAACTGAAAAACAGACCCGGGAAGAACGAATCATTACAG GTCCTGAGATAAAATATACCAGGATCTCCACAGGAGGTGGAGAAACAGAAGAGACCTTGCAGAAATTCTTGCAAAAAG ACACACCTGCAAAGAAGATACAAGCCAACAAAAGGGTTCAAG GATCTAGAAGACGATCAAGAGAAGGCCGTTCCCAGTGA